The following are from one region of the Salvia splendens isolate huo1 chromosome 2, SspV2, whole genome shotgun sequence genome:
- the LOC121767279 gene encoding F-box protein SKIP17-like isoform X1, translated as MDSHDAVAASPNPKLKRPCYPTHTENPTSDSDHFDALLESLLHFRDSSAIALDLAVGRIVESCPSDSEKQDVVDRALRLGSALTEAANRSARRLASMHNAAVWALPSDLTIKVFSLLDTQSVCHAAATCYFFNKCAADPLCYANINLTTTVPRVNNVVVSTMIQRAGKVLRSLKLGIVPSPPVASLGSSQALIYSMRNSSDTTEFSWNDKRPRQGKETFVLTRSCLAPLISDGGAPGALLKKLHLYNIERMDNSALGAAISACPSLLDLEIVGLHVELRHTLESVSRSCPLIGRLYFESSKTGRDDSLKLATCNDIVNNCPYLSSLALRGFKLHDPKVRVLVKGLRNLKFVDFTMSYAITGEFLRNLGGSGGGSLLEVLILRDCMHLREAEVSRLLSAILAGRFKLLKHLDVSNREGLASDDDWYQRCYTPSFMSLHELLEERPNLKVFADFPAEGSFVEEPMTSSDVNNDTNSPSGEYAFTTSSESSYNSDHSSGNEDYPNAGFPVHDESSDEVDDL; from the exons ATGGATAGCCACGACGCCGTCGCCGCCTCTCCCAATCCCAAGCTCAAGCGCCCCTGCTACCCCACCCACACCGAAAATCCAACCTCCGATTCCGATCATTTCGACGCGCTATTGGAGTCTCTCCTCCATTTCCGCGATTCCTCCGCGATCGCTCTCGACCTCGCCGTCGGTCGCATCGTCGAGTCCTGCCCCAGTGATTCCGAGAAGCAAGACGTCGTCGATCGCGCGCTCCGTCTCGGTTCCGCGCTCACTGAAGCGGCCAACCGATCCGCTAGGAGGCTGGCTTCCATGCACAACGCCGCCGTTTGGGCTCTTCCGTCCGATCTCACTATTAAG GTATTCTCGTTGCTCGATACACAGAGTGTGTGTCATGCTGCTGCTACATGCTACTTCTTCAATAAATGTGCTGCTGATCCATTGTGCTATGCCAATATTAACTTAACCACGACTGTTCCAAGGGTCAATAACGTAGTAGTTTCCACAATGATTCAACGAGCAGGGAAAGTACTGCG GTCCCTTAAGCTTGGGATTGTCCCTAGCCCACCTGTTGCATCACTAGGTTCGTCTCAAGCACTCATTTATTCTATGAGAAATTCATCAGATACAACAGAATTTTCATGGAATGATAAAAGGCCGAGACAGGGAAAGGAGACATTTGTACTTACTAGGTCTTGCTTGGCACCATTGATCAGTGATGGTGGTGCTCCAGG GGCTCTTCTGAAAAAGTTACACCTTTATAACATAGAAAGAATGGACAATTCAGCATTGGGAGCTGCTATATCAGCTTGCCCTTCTTTGCTTGATCTAGAAATTGTTGGCTT ACATGTGGAGCTGCGGCATACCCTGGAGTCTGTGAGTAGATCCTGTCCCCTAATAGGACGTCTATATTTTGAATCTTCGAAAACAG GTAGAGATGACAGCTTAAAATTAGCAACATGCAATGACATAGTCAACAATTGCCCATATTTATCCTCGTTAGCACTTCGAGGGTTTAAATTGCATGACCCTAAAGTCCGTGTTCTTGTCAAG GGATTGCGTAATTTGAAGTTTGTTGACTTTACAATGTCCTATGCCATCACAGGTGAATTTCTTAG AAACCTAGGTGGCAGTGGAGGTGGAAGCTTACTGGAAGTTTTGATTTTACGGGATTGTATGCATTTGAGAGAA GCAGAAGTTTCCAGGTTGCTTTCGGCGATTCTTGCAGGACGTTTCAAGCTTCTTAAGCACCTT GATGTATCCAATCGAGAGGGGCTTGCATCTGATGATGACTGGTACCAGAGATGTTACACTCCAAG TTTCATGTCTTTACACGAGTTACTGGAAGAAAGGCCCAATTTAAAGGTGTTTGCAGATTTTCCTGCCGAAGGAAG CTTTGTGGAAGAGCCAATGACCAGCAGTGATGTCAACAATGATACCAACTCACCCTCTGGGGAATATGCATTCACTACCTCATCGGAGAGCAGTTATAATAGCGACCACAGTAGTGGCAACGAGGACTACCCTAATGCCGGGTTTCCAGTCCATGATGAGAGTTCAGATGAGGTGGATGatttatag
- the LOC121767261 gene encoding COMPASS-like H3K4 histone methylase component WDR5B, with the protein MSSTQPPAAIRPYRLRKILSNHTLAVSCVKFSNDGSLFASASLDQTLIVYSTQTLTQISHLIGHSEGVSDLSWSSDSTYICSASDDRTLRIWLVRTAECVKILRGHTDRVFCVNFNTQSNLLVSGGFDDTVRVWDVKTGKAVHVIRAHTMPVTSASFNRDGNLIVSGSHDGSCKVWDADTGAWVKTLIDVTVPAVSFAKFSPNGKFVLVATLDDNLKLWNHAAGKSMRLYTGHTNRVYCITPTFSVSSDSEKLIVSGSEDKCVYLWNLQGKMLQKLEGHTDTVISVACHPTVNMIISAGLEKDKTVRVWVQQ; encoded by the exons ATGTCCAGCACCCAGCCACCGGCGGCGATCCGCCCCTACCGCCTTCGTAAAATACTCTCCAACCACACCCTCGCCGTATCCTGCGTGAAATTCTCCAACGACGGCTCTCTGTTCGCCTCCGCCTCCCTGGATCAAACCCTAATCGTCTACTCCACCCAAACCCTAACCCAAATCTCCCACCTAATCGGCCACTCCGAGGGCGTCAGCGACCTCTCCTGGTCCTCCGACTCCACCTACATCTGCTCCGCCTCCGACGACCGCACCCTCCGCATCTGGCTCGTCCGCACCGCCGAGTGCGTCAAGATCCTCCGCGGCCACACCGACAGGGTTTTCTGCGTCAATTTCAACACGCAGTCCAATCTCCTCGTCTCCGGGGGCTTCGACGACACCGTTAGGGTTTGGGACGTCAAGACGGGCAAGGCGGTGCACGTCATCCGTGCGCACACCATGCCCGTCACCTCCGCCAGTTTCAACAGAGACGGTAATTTGATCGTTTCCGGGAGCCATGACGGCTCCTGTAAGGTTTGGGATGCGGATACCGGGGCGTGGGTGAAGACGCTGATTGATGTCACGGTGCCAGCGGTCTCGTTTGCCAAGTTCTCGCCCAATGGCAAGTTTGTCCTTGTTGCAACGCTTGATGATAATCTT AAGTTATGGAACCACGCAGCTGGGAAGAGTATGAGGTTATATACAGGCCACACGAACAGAGTCTACTGCATAACTCCAACATTTTCTGTCAGCAGCGACAGCGAAAAGTTAATTGTCAGTGGCTCCGAGGATAAGTGTGTATACTTATGGAATTTACAGGGGAAAATGCTCCAGAAACTCGAAGGCCATACAGATACTGTTATTTCTGTAGCATGTCACCCCACAGTGAATATGATTATATCTGCGGGACTTGAGAAGGACAAGACGGTGAGGGTTTGGGTTCAGCAATAA
- the LOC121767269 gene encoding 40S ribosomal protein S24-1, whose amino-acid sequence MADKAVTIRTRKFMTNRLLSRKQFIIDVLHPGRANVSKAELKEKLARMYEVKDTNAIFVFKFRTHFGGGKSTGFGLIYDSVENAKKFEPKYRLIRNGLDTKIEKSRKQMKERKNRAKKIRGVKKTKAGDAAKAGKKK is encoded by the exons ATGGCGGACAAGGCAGTTACTATCAGGACCAGGAAGTTCATGACTAACCGTCTCCTCTCCAGGAAGCAATTT ATCATTGATGTATTGCATCCAGGAAGGGCCAATGTTTCTAAG GCCGAGTTGAAGGAGAAGTTGGCAAGGATGTACGAGGTTAAGGACACGAATGCCATCTTTGTATTCAAGTTCAGGACCCACTTTGGTGGTGGCAAATCTACTGGTTTTGGGTTGATCTATGATTCTGTTGAGAATGCTAAGAAATTCGAGCCTAAGTACAGGCTAATCAGG AATGGTCTTGACACCAAGATTGAGAAGTCAAGGAAGCAGATGAAGGAAAGGAAGAACAGGGCAAAGAAAATCCGTGGTGTCAAGAAG ACTAAAGCCGGAGATGCTGCTAAGGCTGGCAAGAAAAAATAA
- the LOC121767279 gene encoding F-box protein SKIP17-like isoform X2, which produces MDSHDAVAASPNPKLKRPCYPTHTENPTSDSDHFDALLESLLHFRDSSAIALDLAVGRIVESCPSDSEKQDVVDRALRLGSALTEAANRSARRLASMHNAAVWALPSDLTIKVFSLLDTQSVCHAAATCYFFNKCAADPLCYANINLTTTVPRVNNVVVSTMIQRAGKVLRSLKLGIVPSPPVASLGSSQALIYSMRNSSDTTEFSWNDKRPRQGKETFVLTRSCLAPLISDGGAPGALLKKLHLYNIERMDNSALGAAISACPSLLDLEIVGLHVELRHTLESVSRSCPLIGRLYFESSKTGRDDSLKLATCNDIVNNCPYLSSLALRGFKLHDPKVRVLVKGLRNLKFVDFTMSYAITGEFLRNLGGSGGGSLLEVLILRDCMHLREAEVSRLLSAILAGRFKLLKHLDVSNREGLASDDDWYQRCYTPSFMSLHELLEERPNLKVFADFPAEGSSALWKSQ; this is translated from the exons ATGGATAGCCACGACGCCGTCGCCGCCTCTCCCAATCCCAAGCTCAAGCGCCCCTGCTACCCCACCCACACCGAAAATCCAACCTCCGATTCCGATCATTTCGACGCGCTATTGGAGTCTCTCCTCCATTTCCGCGATTCCTCCGCGATCGCTCTCGACCTCGCCGTCGGTCGCATCGTCGAGTCCTGCCCCAGTGATTCCGAGAAGCAAGACGTCGTCGATCGCGCGCTCCGTCTCGGTTCCGCGCTCACTGAAGCGGCCAACCGATCCGCTAGGAGGCTGGCTTCCATGCACAACGCCGCCGTTTGGGCTCTTCCGTCCGATCTCACTATTAAG GTATTCTCGTTGCTCGATACACAGAGTGTGTGTCATGCTGCTGCTACATGCTACTTCTTCAATAAATGTGCTGCTGATCCATTGTGCTATGCCAATATTAACTTAACCACGACTGTTCCAAGGGTCAATAACGTAGTAGTTTCCACAATGATTCAACGAGCAGGGAAAGTACTGCG GTCCCTTAAGCTTGGGATTGTCCCTAGCCCACCTGTTGCATCACTAGGTTCGTCTCAAGCACTCATTTATTCTATGAGAAATTCATCAGATACAACAGAATTTTCATGGAATGATAAAAGGCCGAGACAGGGAAAGGAGACATTTGTACTTACTAGGTCTTGCTTGGCACCATTGATCAGTGATGGTGGTGCTCCAGG GGCTCTTCTGAAAAAGTTACACCTTTATAACATAGAAAGAATGGACAATTCAGCATTGGGAGCTGCTATATCAGCTTGCCCTTCTTTGCTTGATCTAGAAATTGTTGGCTT ACATGTGGAGCTGCGGCATACCCTGGAGTCTGTGAGTAGATCCTGTCCCCTAATAGGACGTCTATATTTTGAATCTTCGAAAACAG GTAGAGATGACAGCTTAAAATTAGCAACATGCAATGACATAGTCAACAATTGCCCATATTTATCCTCGTTAGCACTTCGAGGGTTTAAATTGCATGACCCTAAAGTCCGTGTTCTTGTCAAG GGATTGCGTAATTTGAAGTTTGTTGACTTTACAATGTCCTATGCCATCACAGGTGAATTTCTTAG AAACCTAGGTGGCAGTGGAGGTGGAAGCTTACTGGAAGTTTTGATTTTACGGGATTGTATGCATTTGAGAGAA GCAGAAGTTTCCAGGTTGCTTTCGGCGATTCTTGCAGGACGTTTCAAGCTTCTTAAGCACCTT GATGTATCCAATCGAGAGGGGCTTGCATCTGATGATGACTGGTACCAGAGATGTTACACTCCAAG TTTCATGTCTTTACACGAGTTACTGGAAGAAAGGCCCAATTTAAAGGTGTTTGCAGATTTTCCTGCCGAAGGAAG CTCAGCTTTGTGGAAGAGCCAATGA
- the LOC121767279 gene encoding F-box protein At4g02733-like isoform X3: MDSHDAVAASPNPKLKRPCYPTHTENPTSDSDHFDALLESLLHFRDSSAIALDLAVGRIVESCPSDSEKQDVVDRALRLGSALTEAANRSARRLASMHNAAVWALPSDLTIKVFSLLDTQSVCHAAATCYFFNKCAADPLCYANINLTTTVPRVNNVVVSTMIQRAGKVLRSLKLGIVPSPPVASLGSSQALIYSMRNSSDTTEFSWNDKRPRQGKETFVLTRSCLAPLISDGGAPGALLKKLHLYNIERMDNSALGAAISACPSLLDLEIVGLHVELRHTLESVSRSCPLIGRLYFESSKTGRDDSLKLATCNDIVNNCPYLSSLALRGFKLHDPKVRVLVKGLRNLKFVDFTMSYAITGEFLRNLGGSGGGSLLEVLILRDCMHLREKFPGCFRRFLQDVSSFLSTLMYPIERGLHLMMTGTRDVTLQVSCLYTSYWKKGPI, encoded by the exons ATGGATAGCCACGACGCCGTCGCCGCCTCTCCCAATCCCAAGCTCAAGCGCCCCTGCTACCCCACCCACACCGAAAATCCAACCTCCGATTCCGATCATTTCGACGCGCTATTGGAGTCTCTCCTCCATTTCCGCGATTCCTCCGCGATCGCTCTCGACCTCGCCGTCGGTCGCATCGTCGAGTCCTGCCCCAGTGATTCCGAGAAGCAAGACGTCGTCGATCGCGCGCTCCGTCTCGGTTCCGCGCTCACTGAAGCGGCCAACCGATCCGCTAGGAGGCTGGCTTCCATGCACAACGCCGCCGTTTGGGCTCTTCCGTCCGATCTCACTATTAAG GTATTCTCGTTGCTCGATACACAGAGTGTGTGTCATGCTGCTGCTACATGCTACTTCTTCAATAAATGTGCTGCTGATCCATTGTGCTATGCCAATATTAACTTAACCACGACTGTTCCAAGGGTCAATAACGTAGTAGTTTCCACAATGATTCAACGAGCAGGGAAAGTACTGCG GTCCCTTAAGCTTGGGATTGTCCCTAGCCCACCTGTTGCATCACTAGGTTCGTCTCAAGCACTCATTTATTCTATGAGAAATTCATCAGATACAACAGAATTTTCATGGAATGATAAAAGGCCGAGACAGGGAAAGGAGACATTTGTACTTACTAGGTCTTGCTTGGCACCATTGATCAGTGATGGTGGTGCTCCAGG GGCTCTTCTGAAAAAGTTACACCTTTATAACATAGAAAGAATGGACAATTCAGCATTGGGAGCTGCTATATCAGCTTGCCCTTCTTTGCTTGATCTAGAAATTGTTGGCTT ACATGTGGAGCTGCGGCATACCCTGGAGTCTGTGAGTAGATCCTGTCCCCTAATAGGACGTCTATATTTTGAATCTTCGAAAACAG GTAGAGATGACAGCTTAAAATTAGCAACATGCAATGACATAGTCAACAATTGCCCATATTTATCCTCGTTAGCACTTCGAGGGTTTAAATTGCATGACCCTAAAGTCCGTGTTCTTGTCAAG GGATTGCGTAATTTGAAGTTTGTTGACTTTACAATGTCCTATGCCATCACAGGTGAATTTCTTAG AAACCTAGGTGGCAGTGGAGGTGGAAGCTTACTGGAAGTTTTGATTTTACGGGATTGTATGCATTTGAGAGAA AAGTTTCCAGGTTGCTTTCGGCGATTCTTGCAGGACGTTTCAAGCTTCTTAAGCACCTT GATGTATCCAATCGAGAGGGGCTTGCATCTGATGATGACTGGTACCAGAGATGTTACACTCCAAG TTTCATGTCTTTACACGAGTTACTGGAAGAAAGGCCCAATTTAA
- the LOC121780193 gene encoding uncharacterized protein LOC121780193: protein MASGSGSGASGNGGDAVDRRRQIAARLRAYTSDEVHYRIREHLQRHLHPVVPHPIIHRRAVIPQDHVAAHRRLFEDYFTEEPRFGDNFFRRRFRMHWPLFMSIVNVLERRYNYFRFRKDASGRPGHTPIQKCTTAIRQLAYGGATDMFDEYLHIGETTTRECLMYFCQGVIEIYRERYLRKATPEDCQTQMDMHENQHGFLRMLGSIDCPTLTDWTNDDADAAGQATAWPPPIYEWGYLMGTPIGSVHLPTCPNKKPIFDSRMI, encoded by the exons atggctagtggtagtggtagtggtgcgaGTGGTAATGGTGGTGATGCTGTTGACAGAAGGCGGCAAATAGCGGCACGGTTGAGGGCTTATACGTCCGACGAGGTACATTATCGGATACGAGAGCACCTGCAGCGGCATCTGCATCCGGTGGTACCACACCCTATCATCCATCGTCGAGCTGTTATACCCCAGGACCACGTCGCTGCACATCGCCGGTTGTTTGAGGACTACTTCACggaggagccgcggtttggggataACTTTTTTCGGCGACGTTTTAGAATGCACTGGCCGCTATTCATGAGTATCGTGAACGTTTTAGAGCGTCGGTACAATTATTTCAGGTTCAGGAAGGATGCGAGTGGTAGACCCGGTCACACGcctatacagaagtgcactACCGCAATCAGGCAGCTAGCATACGGAGGCGcaaccgacatgttcgacgagtacctccacatcggcgagacgactacCCGCGAGTGTCTGATGTacttttgtcagggcgttattGAGATATACAGGGAAAGGTATCTTCGGAAggctacccccgaagactgccagactCAGATGGATATGCACGagaatcagcacgggtttctGAGAATGTTGGgaagcatagatt GTCCAACGCTGACTGATTGGActaatgatgatgctgatgccgCCGgtcaagccacggcgtggccaccgccaatATACGAATGGGGATACCTCATGGGAACGCCGATCGGATCAGTGCATTTGCCGACTTGCCCCAACAagaagcccatattcgactcaagaatgatataa